One window of Papaver somniferum cultivar HN1 chromosome 9, ASM357369v1, whole genome shotgun sequence genomic DNA carries:
- the LOC113313918 gene encoding aluminum-activated malate transporter 8-like, with protein sequence MEIGSAANHQEKAGVMSLGWSWIMGLSKKFQEKVVGVANKIKKLGKDDPRRITHSIKVGLALSLVSLFYYFRPLYDDFGDAAIWAVLTVVVVFEFSVGATLGKGINRGIATLCAGALGVGAHHLANLAGEEGEPILLGILVFILAAVSTYTRFFPGIKARYDYGMVIFILTFSLVTVSGYRIEKILVLAHQRLSTILIGGSTCVIVSIFVCPVWAGEDLHKLTALNMEKLADFLEGFGGEYFGQERDDGESFVKDDSKKMFHQAYKSVLNSKTTEESLANFARWEPCHGSFGFRHPWQQYLKIGGLTRQCAYQIEALNGCINSDIQAPTEFKKKIQEACTKMSMESGKGLRDLAQGIRTMTVPSAAEIHIEISKAGENDLKSAVLEDIDDLLDVIPVATVASLLVEIISCTEKIAEAVNELARIVKFKIIDPTVTPEKPHLLHRGSVQPVCFTDSPEHHVCITVLSETEQGTKTLAGLFLERINSVPITTRENQEPVKGARHDLEV encoded by the exons ATGGAGATTGGATCAGCAGCAAATCATCAAGAGAAGGCTGGAGTTATGTCTCTTGGTTGGTCGTGGATTATGGGTTTATCGAAGAAGTTCCAAGAGAAAGTAGTAGGAGTAGCTAACAAAATTAAAAAGTTAGGAAAAGATGATCCAAGAAGAATAACTCACTCGATCAAAGTTGGATTGGCCCTCTCTTTGGTTTCACTCTTCTACTATTTTAGACCTCTCTATGATGATTTCGGTGATGCTGCAATTTGGGCAGTCTTAACTGTCGTTGTTGTCTTCGAATTTAGTGTTG GGGCAACATTGGGTAAAGGTATAAACAGAGGAATTGCAACATTATGTGCTGGTGCACTTGGAGTTGGAGCTCATCACTTGGCAAATTTAGCTGGAGAGGAAGGAGAACCAATCCTCCTAGGAATTCTTGTTTTCATATTAG CTGCAGTATCTACATATACACGATTCTTTCCTGGGATAAAAGCAAGATATGATTACGGGATGGTAATATTCATATTGACGTTTAGTTTGGTGACGGTATCGGGCTATAGAATTGAGAAGATCTTAGTGTTAGCTCACCAAAGATTATCGACAATTCTTATCGGAGGTTCCACGTGTGTTATCGTATCGATTTTTGTATGTCCTGTTTGGGCTGGTGAAGATCTACACAAGTTGACTGCACTTAACATGGAAAAACTTGCAGATTTCTTAGAAG GATTCGGAGGAGAATATTTTGGACAAGAAAGGGATGATGGAGAaagttttgttaaagatgatAGCAAAAAGATGTTTCATCAAGCTTATAAAAGTGTTCTTAATTCAAAAACCACCGAAGAATCACTG GCAAATTTTGCGAGATGGGAACCATGCCATGGGAGTTTCGGATTTCGTCATCCATGGCAGCAATACTTGAAGATTGGAGGTTTAACTAGACAATGTGCTTACCAAATTGAAGCTCTCAACGGCTGCATCAACTCAGATATCCAA GCACCAACAGAGTTCAAGAAGAAAATTCAAGAGGCATGCACAAAGATGAGCATGGAATCAGGCAAGGGATTGAGAGATTTAGCACAAGGAATAAGAACAATGACAGTCCCTAGTGCTGCGGAAATTCACATTGAGATCTCGAAAGCAGGAGAAAATGACCTAAAAAGTGCCGTCCTTGAAGATATTGATGATCTGTTAGATGTCATTCCAGTGGCCACAGTGGCATCTCTCTTAGTCGAGATTATTTCATGCACTGAGAAAATTGCTGAAGCTGTAAATGAACTTGCTCGAATAGTGAAATTCAAAATCATTGATCCTACAGTTACACCAGAAAAACCACACTTGCTTCATCGTGGATCTGTACAACCTGTTTGTTTCACAGATAGCCCGGAGCATCATGTCTGTATTACAGTATTATCGGAAACTGAACAGGGTACTAAGACACTGGCGGGTCTGTTTCTGGAACGCATTAATAGTGTACCTATTACTACAAGGGAAAACCAGGAACCAGTGAAGGGTGCAAGACATGACCTGGAGGTTTAA